From Crateriforma spongiae, a single genomic window includes:
- a CDS encoding BBP7 family outer membrane beta-barrel protein, with protein MSIAERIRRRPRGRCMLRRDSLLGEDVTGRTFVAAVAAETFAMQRMTQQKRLNRVAKPKRIRRWLGGGIMAVIAVACFSTATASHPSDPSSEVDFLGSGFASPAGLMMAPGAPSGVMTAGGMQPMGPAGVRQVGLLQGGPGWLNSGCDSCDSMGCQSCAGGPMMGCGMCGGGGCGACGGGMGCGPMGCGPMGGGCGMCGGAGCGACGGGACGPGGLMGNIPRCNTSTWDALRYHLGTFNPAAVVAWMAPYTDGGCCSQRWYDVSVEALFLGRNTSGLGNGGVITRQGAGLGGPAVLTTDDLDGGDLEAGIRISGAWIFGPGGNLELTYMGGQEWGSYAQVNGTDLYSYITDFGTDPPGGLDDVDRSTMQAASSWGDFHSGEFNYRRRTVGPYCRFQGSWLFGLRYLRYDNGLGINTLNATASPNDFFNGSDAVKNNLFGAQIGGDLWWMVMPGISLGIENKFAWMKNDIDSQLTVSSNSLNNGGAGTQSFARSVDKGTLAYEFQTKLVYRFSHSWSFRSAYYLIAIDDVGRASLDGDYLQNFAVTPIASGVDPGVDIGSVVVQGFSFGTEYIW; from the coding sequence GTGAGCATCGCTGAACGGATTCGGCGACGCCCGCGTGGCCGGTGCATGCTGCGACGTGATTCTCTGCTGGGCGAAGACGTGACCGGGCGCACATTTGTGGCGGCGGTGGCCGCGGAGACGTTTGCGATGCAACGAATGACTCAACAGAAACGATTAAACAGAGTGGCGAAGCCGAAACGGATTCGTCGTTGGTTGGGCGGCGGGATCATGGCGGTCATCGCCGTGGCTTGCTTTAGCACCGCAACGGCGTCACATCCGTCCGACCCGTCATCCGAAGTGGACTTCTTGGGCAGCGGATTCGCCAGCCCGGCCGGCTTGATGATGGCCCCTGGTGCTCCCAGCGGTGTCATGACGGCGGGAGGCATGCAACCGATGGGCCCAGCGGGTGTCCGCCAAGTCGGACTGCTGCAGGGCGGCCCCGGCTGGTTGAACTCCGGCTGCGATTCCTGTGATTCCATGGGATGCCAAAGCTGTGCCGGCGGCCCGATGATGGGCTGTGGCATGTGCGGCGGCGGCGGTTGCGGTGCCTGTGGCGGCGGCATGGGGTGTGGCCCCATGGGTTGCGGCCCGATGGGCGGCGGCTGTGGCATGTGCGGCGGTGCGGGCTGTGGTGCCTGCGGCGGCGGGGCATGCGGACCGGGCGGCTTGATGGGCAATATCCCCCGCTGCAACACCAGCACTTGGGACGCCCTTCGGTACCACTTGGGAACATTCAATCCGGCCGCGGTCGTGGCTTGGATGGCGCCCTACACCGACGGCGGTTGCTGTTCACAACGCTGGTACGACGTGTCGGTCGAAGCCCTGTTCTTGGGACGCAACACCAGCGGGCTTGGCAACGGCGGCGTGATCACGCGGCAAGGTGCCGGCCTGGGCGGACCCGCCGTATTGACCACCGACGACCTGGATGGTGGCGACCTGGAAGCCGGCATTCGCATCAGCGGTGCCTGGATCTTTGGTCCCGGCGGTAACCTGGAACTGACCTACATGGGCGGCCAAGAATGGGGCAGCTACGCACAGGTCAACGGGACCGACTTGTACAGCTACATCACCGATTTCGGCACCGACCCGCCGGGCGGTCTGGACGATGTCGACCGATCGACCATGCAGGCGGCTTCGTCGTGGGGCGATTTCCACAGCGGTGAATTCAACTACCGTCGTCGCACCGTCGGACCCTACTGTCGCTTCCAAGGATCGTGGCTGTTCGGGCTTCGCTACCTGCGATACGACAACGGTCTGGGCATCAACACGCTGAACGCGACCGCGTCGCCCAACGACTTCTTCAACGGCAGCGACGCCGTGAAGAACAACCTGTTCGGAGCTCAAATCGGCGGCGACCTGTGGTGGATGGTCATGCCGGGCATCAGCCTGGGCATCGAAAACAAGTTTGCCTGGATGAAGAACGACATCGATTCGCAACTGACTGTCAGCTCCAATTCGCTGAACAACGGTGGTGCGGGCACCCAATCGTTCGCTCGCAGCGTCGACAAGGGCACCCTGGCGTACGAATTCCAGACCAAGTTGGTCTATCGATTCAGCCACAGTTGGTCCTTCCGGTCGGCTTACTACTTGATCGCGATCGATGACGTCGGCCGGGCATCGCTGGACGGCGACTACCTGCAGAACTTCGCCGTCACGCCCATCGCCAGCGGCGTGGACCCCGGCGTGGATATCGGTTCGGTGGTCGTCCAGGGCTTCTCGTTCGGTACCGAATACATCTGGTAG
- a CDS encoding tetratricopeptide repeat protein, whose product MKKTIATKRSTGVRRAWLACLLACGTVASTGCSTGGMSLASMNPFSRKDTTGAPPVGFDGSEAIAKKDDKNVFSTVSSSTRDALSKTGQSITGVFTRKQAEVNGEKIAEDDPLSLTNEPDDISSEVYVANGQLWESTGNFQRAMEAYDRALETDPKDAAALASVARLHFRQNNHTEAAKHFHQAIQQNPKDAGLYNDLGLTLSRLGQHGPAVQTLQQALNLAPGTSRYVNNLASVQFESGDAAAAMKTLAEANQPAVAHFNMAYLFYRKGQVPQATQQLNLALKYEADQSADPSTRKAVERSKEMLAQIQRGTTPGNTPAQPGQPGQPSWPGASDPETRIAAAPTTPTASAPATAAQTVSAPKTDATGQLPTYRISPYGVTTVPASATTPSPQPAATQTAPAQAAPAQTPPTPAAPAANTQAQPAASQPSPATGGTEGGFALPPS is encoded by the coding sequence ATGAAGAAGACTATTGCAACCAAACGCAGCACCGGCGTTCGCCGTGCGTGGCTGGCCTGTCTGTTGGCTTGTGGCACCGTGGCAAGCACCGGGTGTTCGACCGGCGGCATGTCGCTGGCATCGATGAACCCGTTTTCGCGAAAAGACACCACCGGTGCACCGCCGGTCGGATTCGACGGCAGCGAAGCGATTGCCAAGAAAGACGACAAGAACGTCTTTTCGACGGTCAGTTCATCTACACGGGATGCGTTGAGCAAGACCGGACAATCGATCACCGGTGTGTTCACCCGCAAACAGGCCGAAGTCAACGGCGAAAAGATTGCCGAAGACGATCCGCTTAGCCTGACCAACGAGCCGGACGACATCAGTTCGGAAGTCTATGTGGCCAACGGTCAACTTTGGGAATCGACCGGAAATTTCCAGCGGGCGATGGAAGCGTACGACCGAGCCCTGGAAACCGATCCCAAGGATGCGGCGGCTCTGGCCAGCGTTGCCCGACTGCATTTCCGGCAAAACAACCACACCGAAGCGGCCAAACACTTCCATCAAGCGATCCAACAGAACCCCAAGGACGCGGGTCTGTACAACGACTTGGGGCTGACCCTTAGCCGGTTGGGCCAACACGGTCCTGCGGTCCAAACGCTGCAACAAGCTTTGAATTTGGCACCGGGAACGTCGCGATACGTGAACAATCTGGCCAGCGTCCAATTTGAATCGGGCGATGCCGCCGCCGCCATGAAGACGTTGGCGGAGGCCAATCAACCGGCGGTGGCCCACTTCAACATGGCGTACCTGTTCTATCGCAAGGGGCAGGTTCCCCAAGCGACCCAACAGTTGAATCTGGCGCTGAAGTACGAGGCGGATCAGTCGGCCGACCCGTCCACACGCAAGGCCGTCGAGCGTTCCAAGGAAATGCTGGCCCAGATCCAGCGTGGAACAACGCCCGGCAACACCCCCGCACAGCCGGGACAGCCCGGACAGCCGTCTTGGCCGGGAGCCAGCGATCCGGAAACGCGTATTGCCGCGGCACCCACGACGCCAACGGCGAGCGCACCCGCGACAGCTGCCCAGACAGTTTCCGCGCCCAAAACCGACGCGACAGGCCAATTGCCCACGTACCGGATTTCGCCCTACGGCGTGACGACGGTCCCGGCCTCGGCCACCACGCCATCGCCGCAGCCAGCGGCCACCCAGACGGCACCGGCACAAGCGGCACCGGCACAAACGCCGCCAACTCCGGCCGCACCTGCCGCGAACACACAGGCTCAGCCGGCCGCATCGCAACCGTCGCCCGCCACCGGTGGGACCGAAGGCGGATTTGCTTTGCCACCGAGCTGA
- a CDS encoding RNA-binding S4 domain-containing protein, producing the protein MPDSDDTPRSDPPETTPASPSSIIRLDDVLKRSGLVGTGGEAKQLIQSGDVTVNGEVETRRRKQLSIGDVIEFFDQRIVVTPLEDM; encoded by the coding sequence ATGCCAGATTCTGATGACACCCCACGGTCCGATCCGCCCGAAACCACACCGGCGTCCCCATCCAGCATCATTCGGCTGGACGACGTGCTGAAACGCAGCGGATTGGTCGGCACCGGTGGCGAAGCGAAACAGTTGATCCAATCGGGCGATGTTACGGTCAACGGCGAAGTGGAAACACGTCGACGTAAACAGTTGTCGATCGGTGATGTCATCGAATTCTTTGACCAACGCATTGTCGTCACGCCACTGGAAGACATGTGA
- a CDS encoding leucine-rich repeat domain-containing protein, with the protein MSSRRRRRRRSRSSGLFRWRRWKNPIRFDPSASDYQKAAFEIALAITLALLVILNLPFQHVAVLTEGQYDASTIEFPINVSTLEPPSKAGWPFSFYSGHSFGAQSIGKWNLLKLAADFLVGVALMVAVGLYFWPRRQHLRRAKRWKRKAAYSVATAAAAIAVFAYFAVLHAHYLSDQSAAKKLRERGQVVQMAFLPKIIAPITPDFLARSRMRIVLASLAKPDDDLLDLALQQSELRSLRLFSGTYDEAKLRRLPTLRYLQDLSVRKHGIAPETLETWANCRILSQINLADCPVSDDSLRPLSQIERISRLCLLGTDTTYGGIGDVKLLRRRIRELILECPEYGSEIIQVSEWSNLRRIALLRRKSGTNPDVLSMSVADCPTLESIMVSPRQRISFSARDLSVFRGVYAVDDVDLGQIVRFRGPSGPPEITTAGSDGKPSRPLAPWVANTSLFDCDGLESLILDAKSIGIFTIEKCKDLKYLVLLGSKAGLSRDADVPPIDRDVRQKLLQSLAEFKDPEQVALPGMKLDDVKLEPLTYNVNIKRLDLTGAQIDLASMRTLESMIGLQELNLTDVPLTPKTFAWINHAFASLVRLTISPEAANALAFSDHEHLAEIRIGDFQSTPTQILGLVRLPRFRTPMLLSDQSREVRIKDVPELGGLGIPNQCECEISGVKGLQWFASGGTNCDDAAVSEVLQADQMKRLAIIRPVAAGDSFGGMKQMKLLRQVDITGCPLGDEFLNSWDVPASLNTLVLDECPISDAAIPNLLSCGQLQALGLAKTNLSESMLQALGRLGRLKALGLSGLDLDGIDEAGRPIGSPALESFAGLEELHYLDLSECQLPSNAIDVLAKYPALRVVNLRGCGLSAEALQSLRLAKPDLLLDDALESHDFLRLLHRPDDRDDSMPGYSMPDLDRSQFPARDAADRDDS; encoded by the coding sequence ATGAGTAGTCGACGCAGACGTCGCCGCAGAAGCCGAAGTTCCGGTCTATTTCGTTGGCGCCGCTGGAAGAACCCGATCCGGTTCGACCCATCGGCTAGCGACTATCAGAAGGCCGCTTTCGAGATCGCTTTGGCCATCACGCTGGCACTGTTGGTGATTTTGAATCTGCCGTTCCAGCACGTCGCCGTGTTGACCGAAGGCCAGTACGACGCATCGACCATCGAGTTTCCGATCAATGTCAGCACGCTGGAACCACCATCCAAAGCGGGCTGGCCGTTCTCGTTCTATTCGGGTCACTCGTTCGGCGCCCAGTCGATCGGCAAATGGAACCTGTTGAAACTGGCCGCTGATTTCTTGGTGGGCGTCGCACTGATGGTCGCCGTGGGTTTGTATTTTTGGCCGCGACGTCAACACTTGCGACGCGCCAAACGATGGAAACGCAAAGCCGCCTATTCCGTGGCCACCGCAGCCGCGGCGATCGCCGTCTTTGCCTATTTCGCAGTGCTGCACGCCCACTATCTGTCCGATCAATCGGCCGCCAAGAAGTTGCGAGAGCGTGGGCAAGTGGTCCAGATGGCATTCTTGCCAAAGATCATCGCACCGATCACTCCCGACTTTCTGGCACGTTCCCGAATGCGGATCGTCCTGGCCAGTTTGGCCAAGCCGGATGACGACCTGCTGGACTTGGCTCTGCAGCAAAGTGAATTGCGTTCGCTGCGATTGTTCAGTGGCACCTATGACGAGGCCAAGCTTCGAAGGCTGCCGACGCTGCGTTACCTGCAGGACCTTTCGGTTCGCAAACACGGCATTGCACCGGAGACGCTGGAAACTTGGGCGAATTGTCGAATTCTTTCGCAGATCAATCTGGCCGACTGTCCAGTTAGCGACGATTCGCTGCGTCCGTTAAGCCAGATCGAACGCATCAGCCGCCTGTGCTTGCTGGGGACCGACACCACCTACGGCGGCATCGGCGACGTCAAATTGTTGCGTCGCCGCATACGTGAACTGATTTTGGAGTGCCCCGAATACGGCAGCGAGATCATTCAGGTCAGTGAATGGAGTAACCTGCGTCGCATCGCGCTTTTGCGGCGAAAAAGTGGCACCAATCCCGATGTGCTTTCGATGTCCGTGGCGGACTGTCCGACGTTGGAATCCATCATGGTTTCGCCTCGACAAAGGATCAGTTTTAGCGCCCGTGATCTAAGCGTTTTCCGTGGCGTGTACGCGGTCGATGACGTCGATTTGGGCCAGATCGTCCGATTCCGTGGCCCCAGCGGCCCGCCAGAGATCACGACCGCCGGATCCGACGGCAAACCATCACGACCGCTGGCCCCCTGGGTCGCCAACACATCGCTGTTCGACTGTGACGGACTGGAATCGCTGATCTTGGACGCAAAGTCGATCGGGATTTTCACGATCGAAAAGTGCAAGGATTTGAAATACCTGGTACTGCTTGGATCCAAAGCGGGCTTGAGTCGCGACGCGGATGTTCCGCCGATCGATCGTGATGTTCGGCAAAAATTGCTGCAATCGTTGGCCGAGTTCAAGGATCCCGAACAGGTCGCGCTGCCGGGCATGAAATTGGACGACGTCAAGTTGGAACCACTGACCTACAACGTCAACATCAAGCGACTGGATTTGACCGGCGCCCAAATCGATTTGGCCAGCATGCGAACACTGGAATCGATGATCGGGCTACAAGAGTTGAATCTGACCGATGTTCCGTTGACTCCGAAAACGTTTGCCTGGATCAATCACGCATTCGCCAGCTTGGTCCGACTGACGATCAGCCCCGAAGCGGCCAACGCCCTGGCGTTTTCCGATCACGAGCATTTGGCCGAGATCCGCATCGGAGATTTCCAATCCACGCCGACACAGATTTTGGGTTTGGTGCGTCTGCCTCGTTTCCGAACGCCGATGTTGTTGTCCGACCAGTCACGCGAAGTCCGTATCAAAGACGTTCCGGAGCTTGGCGGGCTGGGCATCCCGAACCAGTGCGAATGCGAAATCTCCGGTGTCAAAGGTTTGCAGTGGTTTGCCAGTGGCGGCACCAATTGCGATGACGCGGCGGTGTCCGAAGTGTTGCAAGCCGATCAGATGAAGCGACTGGCGATCATCCGTCCGGTAGCCGCGGGGGATTCGTTCGGCGGCATGAAGCAGATGAAACTGCTGCGTCAGGTCGACATCACGGGCTGTCCGCTGGGCGATGAATTTTTGAATTCGTGGGACGTTCCGGCATCGTTGAACACGCTGGTGCTGGACGAATGCCCGATCAGCGACGCCGCGATCCCCAACTTGTTGTCTTGCGGTCAATTGCAGGCCCTGGGACTGGCCAAGACCAATCTGTCGGAATCAATGCTTCAGGCACTGGGACGATTAGGACGTTTGAAAGCCCTAGGATTGAGCGGATTGGATCTGGACGGGATCGACGAAGCAGGGCGTCCCATCGGATCACCGGCATTGGAAAGCTTCGCGGGGCTGGAAGAGTTGCATTATCTGGACCTTAGCGAATGCCAATTGCCGTCCAACGCGATCGACGTATTGGCGAAGTATCCGGCGCTGCGGGTGGTCAATTTGCGAGGTTGCGGTTTGTCCGCCGAAGCCTTGCAATCACTGCGTCTAGCCAAGCCGGACCTGCTGCTGGACGACGCATTGGAATCGCACGACTTTTTGCGATTGCTGCATCGTCCCGATGATCGCGACGATTCGATGCCCGGATATTCCATGCCCGATTTGGACCGATCCCAGTTTCCCGCGCGGGATGCCGCGGATCGTGACGACAGCTGA
- a CDS encoding ABC transporter ATP-binding protein, whose amino-acid sequence MSSDPTTTRTTSELVVRDLCKSYPTPSGPLHVLKDLSMRLDAGQSVAVVGPSGSGKSTLLQILGTLDRPDSGEFLIAGRAPLELSPRPLAAFRNQNIGFVFQDHHLLPHLNVIENVLVPTLAAGRVDDTRQTKAIELLDAVGLADRRGHLPGQLSGGERERVAIARALLMEPSLILADEPTGNLDRRTAETITRLLLDLQKASGAILVTVTHSEKLAESMDSQMELVDGRLVSL is encoded by the coding sequence ATGTCCAGTGATCCCACAACGACGCGAACGACCTCCGAACTTGTCGTCCGCGATCTGTGCAAGAGCTATCCGACCCCCAGCGGTCCGCTGCATGTCTTGAAAGATCTGTCGATGCGGCTGGATGCTGGCCAGTCGGTTGCCGTCGTCGGGCCCAGTGGAAGCGGCAAAAGCACGCTGCTGCAAATCCTGGGCACGCTGGATCGTCCGGATTCAGGCGAATTCTTGATCGCCGGCCGCGCCCCCTTGGAATTGTCGCCGCGTCCTTTGGCGGCATTCCGAAATCAAAACATCGGGTTTGTCTTCCAAGACCACCACTTGTTGCCGCACCTGAACGTGATCGAAAACGTCTTGGTGCCGACGCTGGCGGCAGGGCGCGTCGACGATACGCGGCAAACCAAGGCGATCGAGTTGCTGGATGCGGTCGGGCTGGCCGATCGACGCGGACATTTGCCCGGGCAGCTGAGCGGTGGCGAACGCGAGCGAGTGGCGATCGCCCGCGCGTTGCTGATGGAACCGTCGTTGATTCTGGCCGATGAGCCCACCGGGAACCTGGATCGGCGGACTGCGGAAACCATCACCCGGCTTTTACTGGATCTTCAAAAAGCCAGTGGAGCCATTCTGGTGACCGTGACTCACAGCGAAAAACTGGCCGAATCGATGGACAGCCAGATGGAATTGGTCGACGGACGGCTGGTCAGCCTTTGA
- a CDS encoding prenyltransferase/squalene oxidase repeat-containing protein encodes MSSPTSTYLHELTLRLALGAANLDASLRNRHGDWLVRQQQSDGGFGGREGESDPYYTAFAVRSLWILGRLDEAIGSRCGQFLRGRLAGREGIVDLISLIFAAAVLELGSGVVVIDDDDDTWRNNVDQLLCQLRTSDGGFAKSPEGRAGSTYQTFLSVLCYQLLQRPVPESDRVIDFIHSQHHPDGGFLEIRAAKRAGVNPTAAAIGTLKALDALEVADHGDTFEFLSQQQSDEGGLAANTRIPFADLLSTCTGLITLIDLGLDPVRDRNLISLSRINAYALSMQAEGGFHGFALDQTADVEYTFYGLATLSLVAMTGLDSQSAEDRNVQ; translated from the coding sequence TTGTCCAGCCCCACGTCGACCTATCTGCACGAACTGACGCTGCGACTTGCCTTGGGTGCCGCAAACCTGGACGCGTCGCTGCGAAATCGTCATGGCGACTGGCTGGTTAGGCAACAGCAAAGCGATGGCGGGTTCGGCGGTCGCGAAGGTGAAAGCGATCCCTACTACACCGCATTCGCGGTTCGTTCCCTATGGATCCTGGGTCGTCTGGACGAAGCGATCGGATCACGTTGCGGGCAGTTTCTGCGCGGACGCTTGGCCGGTCGCGAAGGGATCGTGGATCTAATCTCGCTGATCTTCGCCGCGGCGGTGTTGGAACTAGGTTCCGGCGTGGTCGTCATCGACGACGATGATGACACATGGCGAAACAACGTCGATCAGTTGCTGTGTCAATTGCGGACCAGTGACGGCGGCTTCGCCAAGAGCCCCGAAGGCCGCGCCGGAAGCACGTATCAAACGTTCCTGTCCGTGCTCTGTTACCAACTGTTGCAGCGCCCGGTCCCCGAATCCGACCGGGTGATCGACTTCATCCATTCACAGCATCACCCCGACGGTGGCTTTCTGGAGATTCGCGCGGCGAAACGGGCCGGCGTGAACCCGACCGCTGCCGCGATCGGAACATTGAAGGCGTTGGACGCGCTGGAAGTCGCCGATCATGGGGACACGTTTGAATTCCTGTCCCAGCAACAATCCGACGAAGGTGGCCTGGCGGCCAATACCCGCATCCCGTTTGCAGATCTGCTGAGCACCTGCACGGGGTTGATCACGCTGATCGATTTGGGGCTGGATCCCGTCCGCGATCGGAACCTGATATCACTATCAAGAATCAACGCCTACGCATTGTCGATGCAGGCCGAAGGCGGTTTCCACGGTTTCGCTTTGGATCAAACCGCCGACGTTGAATACACGTTCTATGGTCTGGCCACGTTGTCGTTGGTCGCGATGACAGGGCTGGATTCCCAATCCGCCGAGGACCGGAATGTCCAGTGA
- a CDS encoding thioredoxin family protein: MVRTASTMLPLGTAAPDFTLPECDGGTVSLSDFADSKALLVVFMCNHCPYVKHVADGLKQLADDYLAKGVGVVAISSNDVEAHPDDSPEAMKVEKANRGYAFPYAYDADQSVAKAYAAACTPDFFVFDADHKLVYRGQMDDSRPGSDVPVTGRDLRAALDAVLAGQQPDANQKASLGCNIKWKSGAAPDYFNPQGSA; this comes from the coding sequence ATGGTTCGCACCGCAAGCACGATGTTGCCGCTGGGAACAGCGGCCCCCGACTTTACGTTGCCCGAATGTGACGGCGGCACGGTCAGCCTGTCTGATTTTGCCGACAGCAAGGCGTTGTTGGTTGTGTTCATGTGTAATCACTGCCCCTATGTCAAACACGTCGCCGATGGCTTGAAACAACTGGCCGACGACTACTTGGCCAAGGGCGTGGGCGTCGTCGCGATCAGCAGCAACGACGTGGAAGCACATCCGGACGATTCCCCCGAGGCGATGAAGGTGGAAAAAGCCAATCGTGGCTACGCATTCCCGTATGCTTACGACGCCGACCAGTCGGTCGCCAAGGCTTATGCGGCCGCCTGCACGCCTGACTTTTTCGTCTTCGATGCCGATCACAAGTTGGTCTATCGCGGACAGATGGATGACAGCCGGCCGGGATCCGACGTGCCGGTGACCGGACGTGACTTGCGAGCCGCCCTTGATGCGGTGCTTGCCGGCCAGCAACCCGATGCCAATCAAAAGGCTTCGCTGGGCTGTAACATCAAGTGGAAGTCCGGAGCCGCTCCGGACTATTTCAACCCACAGGGTTCGGCCTAG
- a CDS encoding enoyl-ACP reductase FabI, whose protein sequence is MQFQGKKGLILGVANDHSIAWAIAKRIMQQGGVCGFTHLPDRPDDDRQRNRRRVAQLTDPEENAAFLLPMDATKDEDIRTVFDETKERFGKIDFMLHSIAFADRDDLARDTIDSSRDGFKLAMDASVYTLIACARAARPLMTEGGAIATMTYYGGEKCVPGYNVMGVCKAALDATVRYLCYELGPDGIRVNALSAGPVRTLAGRAAGVDGMLQMYEQIAPMGRNITHEEVGRTGAFLLSDDSDGISGDILHLDGGFHAMGTPGRLLYRVKEMQDQLGNQQ, encoded by the coding sequence ATGCAATTTCAAGGGAAAAAAGGACTGATTCTGGGGGTAGCCAACGACCATTCGATCGCTTGGGCTATCGCAAAACGGATCATGCAGCAGGGCGGCGTTTGTGGATTTACCCACCTGCCCGATCGCCCCGATGACGACCGTCAGCGAAACCGACGTCGGGTCGCCCAGTTGACCGACCCGGAGGAGAACGCGGCTTTCCTGCTGCCGATGGACGCGACAAAGGACGAGGACATCCGCACAGTTTTCGACGAAACGAAGGAGCGGTTCGGCAAAATCGATTTCATGCTGCATTCGATCGCTTTCGCCGACCGCGACGACTTGGCACGTGACACGATCGACTCCAGTCGCGACGGCTTCAAACTGGCGATGGACGCCAGTGTATATACGTTGATTGCATGTGCCCGGGCGGCACGACCCTTGATGACCGAGGGCGGCGCCATTGCGACGATGACATACTACGGGGGTGAAAAATGCGTCCCCGGATACAACGTCATGGGTGTGTGCAAAGCCGCCTTGGACGCAACGGTCCGTTACCTGTGTTATGAACTAGGCCCCGACGGGATCCGCGTCAACGCATTGTCGGCCGGTCCGGTACGCACCTTGGCCGGTCGCGCCGCGGGTGTCGACGGAATGCTGCAGATGTACGAACAGATCGCGCCGATGGGCCGCAACATCACGCACGAAGAAGTCGGCCGTACCGGCGCTTTCCTGCTTAGCGATGACAGCGACGGCATCAGTGGTGACATCTTGCACCTGGACGGTGGATTCCATGCGATGGGAACGCCCGGACGATTGTTGTACCGCGTCAAGGAAATGCAGGATCAACTGGGCAATCAGCAATAG